The sequence GACCAGCCAAAAACCAAGCAAGATAAGCCCGTAAAGCCAAGAGCCTATCAACTGACTCTGACCCAACATCTCAAGAGGAGCTTGAAAACTAGATACAGCCAACTGACCTGTCAGCCCATCATAGACCAGTATAAAGAGCAAACCTATCCCCACAGCCAGTAAAAGCGAAAGCAAGGAAGCAGCCAAACGCCTGACCCCCTGCAAACTCAGACTATCCCATTGCCGCAACTGCCAAACTTGATGCGCAAGTGTCTTTTCTGCCAGCTGATTGGCAAGTAGAAAACCCAGCACTAAAAATACAGGAAGAAAACCAAACAAACTTTCCAAGTAGGCTTGAACAATACGGCCTGTTGACCAAGCTTGATTTTCAGGACCATCAGGCAATTGGTAGGCAAGTAACCAGTCATTCCATCTGACCAAACGCTCGACTTCACTAAGCGTCAAGGATTGCCGCGTTTGAAAAAGCTGCCGATTGCGGCTGATAAAATAGTCCAAATCCTGATACATGAGTTTGCGGTAGTTGGGGATAGCTTCAAACTTCCCCTCATCCAAGGCCTGACTGATACTTTCAATATCGGATTTCAAGCCCACCATCCGCGGCGCCTCTTCTGACCCCTCCTCAATTTTTATATCTGCCAAGACACTGGCCAATTCACTCAGTTCTTCTTTATAGGTTTCCACATAGGCCGCTTGATGGGCTTGCCTTTGTGAGATGGGAAGGTAGGCCAGACCTAAAAAAACCAGCACGAGCAGGCAATAGAGAGGCGACCATAGAATTTTCTTGATTTCAAAGTGCAGCCTCATGTCTCCTCACCACCTTCCTCCACATAGAGATCTCGATAGAGGGATTCCATATAGTCGCTGGCTTTTGTAAGGCCAGCCACTTGCTGGATGGGAATACAATCCAAACAGTCTAGTAAATCTCGCTCGGGCAAGAAGATTTCCACCAGACCCTGCTCTGCCTTTTTCCACAAGAGTTGAGGATAATCCCGTAAAAATTCCTGAACCTGTTTGGAGTTTTCCACAACAAGATGGTAATCATAATCCGCCGTCAACTCCACTTCTGTGGCAATCAACTTGCTGGCCTTGAGAAAATAAACCTGATTGGTCAGCTTCTCAATCTCCGACAAATGGTGGGAAGAAAGCAAAATAGCAACCCCTTCTGCCTGTAGATTCAGAAGAAATTCCCGCTGTTGAATGATATTGGTCGGGTCCAAGCCGATATGGGGTTCATCCAGCAACAAGAGCTTGGGCTTGGGAAGGACAGCCATGGCAAAGAGCAGCTTCTGCTTCATACCCATGGAATAACCAGCCACCCGCTTTTTGACATAGTAGCCCATCCCCAATTCTTCCACCAACGCAGCCACTTCCTTTTTCCCCAACTTGTGGGTCGCAGCCACATAGGTCAGATGGTCATAACCCGTCAACTGTGGATAAAGAGCTTGAGCATCCAACATGACAGACATGTCCTGAAAAATCGCTCGGTCACTATTGGGCCGACCATTGATGGTTACCGACCCACGGTCAGCGGTATCTGTATTGCTGATGATATTTAGGAGGGTGGATTTTCCCACACCATTGGGACCTACTAGGGCAACCAAGTTCCCCGCTTGCAACTCAAAGGACACATAGGACAAGACCTGGTGGGTACCGTATCGCTTACAGACATCGACTACTTTTAGCATAGAAACTCCTTTCTTTGGGCAAATAGCAGAGCAGAGAAGATTACATCAACTAAGTATATTATGGCATTTTTTAATATGTATATCAAGAACTTATACAAAAATAAAACAGCAAAAAACGATCCAAAGGATCGTTTCCACATCATTCTTTTTAAAAGCCAAGCACAAATGCACAGCAAGCTAGCTACTACGAAAGAATGTATAGACAAAAAATACCAAACTTAGGCCCCAAAGACAGTAACTTAGCCATTTAAAGGCCCCTCTTTTCTCCAATCTATACCGCCACATACAAAGCCATCCCAAGAAAAAGCTCCCCAAACTAACAATTGCCATATCCTGCTCCGTATTTCTGTATATTGTTATATTGATTATACCATATTTTCCCCTAGAGAAAAGAAAAACTTGTCCACATGGGGACAAGTTTTAGGAATTTCTTCGACCAAAGAGAGCCACCAACAATACCGCTCCAAAGACTGACGGTACCAGGGCCATGCCAGCAAATTGTGGTCCCCAATCACCAAAGAGCAACTGTCCAATCCACGAACCAGCAAGTCCAAGGATAATATTCCCCAGACAACCACGACGGTCATCTGACGAAGTAAGAGCACCTGCAATTAAGCCAATAATGGCTCCTGCGATAATACTTGATAACATAGTTTTTCCTTTCTATTGACAAAAAGACTGGTTGCCCAGTCTTATATAATATCATTAGATAGCCCACTCGCCGTCGCGGAAGATTGGTACACGAGTACCGTCTTCACGGATACCGTCAATGTTCATCTTGTTAGAACCAATCATGAAGTCCACATGGACATCTGAGCGGTTGAGACCAGCTTCTTTCAGCTCTTCCTGGCTCATTTCTGTACCACCTTCGATAGAGAAGGCATAGGCTTGACCAATCGCCAAGTGGTTTGAGGCATTTTCATCAAAGAGAGTGTTGAAGAAAGTCACACCTGATTGAGAGATTGGGCTCTTGTCTGGCACAAGGGCAACTTCACCGAGACCGCGTGCACCGGCATTGTCAAAGACCAATTTCTTCATGACTTCGTCGCCTTTTTCAGCCGTTACATCCACGATTTCACCATCTTTGAAGGTTACTTTGATGCCTTCGATGATGTTACCATTATAGCTGAGTGGTTTTGTAGACGTTACATAGCCATCTGCCACACGGTAATCAGGTGCTGTGAAGACCTCTTCTGTTGGCATGTTGGCAATAAAGTGTTCACCTTGGGCATTGACCGAACCAGCCGCTTCCCACAAGTGATTCTTCGGCATACCAAGAACGAGGTCAGTTCCTGGTGCTGTGTAGTGCAATTTGACAAACTGCTCGTCGTTAAGGACCTTAGCCTTAGCCACCAAGCGTGCCTCGTGCTCTTCCCAAGCCTTGATTGGATCTTCCTCGTAGATACGGCAAGTCTTGAAGATTTGATCCCAAAGGAGGTCCACTGCCTCTTCGTCAGACGCTGCATTTGGAAAGACTTTTTTAGCCCATTCCAAACCAGAGGCTGCACCAAGTGTCCAACTAACCTTGTTAGCTTGCGTTGCTTGACGCATTGGCTGCAAAGCTTGACTGAGTGCACGAGCGTTACGAGACAATTTCTCTGGATCCACACCGTCGTAAGCTCCTGGATCTTCAGACAAGACCACCAAACGGCTTGCCTTGCGCTCCAAGAGGTAGTTCATTTCTGTAATGCGTTGTGGATGAACTTGTTCCAAGAGTTCCACATCTACATTGACCAGACGTTCACGCGCAATCACATCGTCCAACCAGTTGACCAAGACTTCAGCCGCACCGTGCGCATAAGCTTCCTTCACAATCAAACGAGCCAATTCAGCCTGTTCCACACCGATAGTCAATTGAACCGTGTGACCAGGCTGCACATTGATACCTGTTGAAACCAAAAGTTTAGCATATTTAGCGAGATTTTCTTTAAAATTTGGTAATACCATTTTTTTCTCCTTTGTACTTTGAAATACCCTATTATTGTATCATATTTTGAAGCTGGGCTGACAAAAAAACTTCCTGCACAAACAGGAAGTTTAATCGATATTCTTTGATGGATTAGTTTCCATCCGTTGCCACATCGGAGCTTTACACTCACCACATCAAGTCAACAACGGCTGATACCGATTTTCGCAGAGTATTAGTTACCAAAAACTTTTACACGGTCACTATCCGCCATGTATTCTTTATCTGCTGCTGGAGCTGCAATGCTACCGAATGGCGCTTGGGCACGGAGTTTCCAGTTAGCTGGGATACCGTATTTTTCAGCAACTTGTGCATCAACCAGTGGGTTGTAGTGTTGTACGTTCATGCCGATATTTTTCTCAGCAAAAGCCAACCACACCGCGTACAAGTTGATACCGTGAGCTTGCTCAGACCAGATTGGGAAGTTTTCAGCGTAAAGTGGGAAGCTTTCTTGCAAACCTTTCACCACATCTTGGTCTTCGAAGAACAAGATAGTACCAGCACCAGCCGCAAAGCCTGCCAAACGACCTTTTGTGCCTTCAAAAGCGTCTGCTGGCGTTACTTTTTCTAATTCGCTGTAGGCAATTTCATTCCAAAAAGCGTCTGATTCAGCACCGAAAAGCACAACGGCACGGCTTGATTGTGAGTTGAAAGCTGATGGAGATTCTTTCATAGCTTTTTCTACAAGCGCTACTACTTCTTCGTTTGATACTGGCAATTCTTTACCAAGTGCATAGATAGAACGACGAGTTTCTTGAAGTTTTGCAAAGTCTGACATAAAATTTCCTCTTTTCTTAATTATTACTACATAGTAGTATTTATCACTATGTAGAGATTATATACCTGTACAGGAAAATAGTCAAGAGTCTTGACTTATTTTTTATAAAAAATCACTGCTTCCAAAAGAAACAGTGATCAGATCTAAAAT is a genomic window of Streptococcus sp. 29896 containing:
- a CDS encoding nitroreductase family protein, which produces MSDFAKLQETRRSIYALGKELPVSNEEVVALVEKAMKESPSAFNSQSSRAVVLFGAESDAFWNEIAYSELEKVTPADAFEGTKGRLAGFAAGAGTILFFEDQDVVKGLQESFPLYAENFPIWSEQAHGINLYAVWLAFAEKNIGMNVQHYNPLVDAQVAEKYGIPANWKLRAQAPFGSIAAPAADKEYMADSDRVKVFGN
- a CDS encoding ABC transporter ATP-binding protein; translation: MLKVVDVCKRYGTHQVLSYVSFELQAGNLVALVGPNGVGKSTLLNIISNTDTADRGSVTINGRPNSDRAIFQDMSVMLDAQALYPQLTGYDHLTYVAATHKLGKKEVAALVEELGMGYYVKKRVAGYSMGMKQKLLFAMAVLPKPKLLLLDEPHIGLDPTNIIQQREFLLNLQAEGVAILLSSHHLSEIEKLTNQVYFLKASKLIATEVELTADYDYHLVVENSKQVQEFLRDYPQLLWKKAEQGLVEIFLPERDLLDCLDCIPIQQVAGLTKASDYMESLYRDLYVEEGGEET
- a CDS encoding aminopeptidase, with amino-acid sequence MVLPNFKENLAKYAKLLVSTGINVQPGHTVQLTIGVEQAELARLIVKEAYAHGAAEVLVNWLDDVIARERLVNVDVELLEQVHPQRITEMNYLLERKASRLVVLSEDPGAYDGVDPEKLSRNARALSQALQPMRQATQANKVSWTLGAASGLEWAKKVFPNAASDEEAVDLLWDQIFKTCRIYEEDPIKAWEEHEARLVAKAKVLNDEQFVKLHYTAPGTDLVLGMPKNHLWEAAGSVNAQGEHFIANMPTEEVFTAPDYRVADGYVTSTKPLSYNGNIIEGIKVTFKDGEIVDVTAEKGDEVMKKLVFDNAGARGLGEVALVPDKSPISQSGVTFFNTLFDENASNHLAIGQAYAFSIEGGTEMSQEELKEAGLNRSDVHVDFMIGSNKMNIDGIREDGTRVPIFRDGEWAI
- a CDS encoding GlsB/YeaQ/YmgE family stress response membrane protein; its protein translation is MLSSIIAGAIIGLIAGALTSSDDRRGCLGNIILGLAGSWIGQLLFGDWGPQFAGMALVPSVFGAVLLVALFGRRNS